A window from Methylocystis sp. MJC1 encodes these proteins:
- a CDS encoding TetR/AcrR family transcriptional regulator: MSEKLNKRDWIDAAFKILIEGGVEAVRVERLAAALGVTKGSFYWHCKDRGALLDALLEVWQSDATHAIIENVEAKGGDARAKLAALFAIVAQVDGRLDRAIRGWAARDSMAADALEKIDRRRQDYLEALFLEMGFSPEASRARARLVYRALVGKFMMGATSTSDDELADCLNILLPMLVRGD; this comes from the coding sequence ATGAGCGAAAAACTGAACAAGCGGGACTGGATTGACGCGGCTTTCAAGATATTGATCGAGGGTGGCGTGGAAGCTGTGCGCGTCGAGCGTTTGGCCGCCGCGCTCGGCGTGACCAAGGGCAGCTTCTATTGGCATTGCAAGGACCGCGGCGCGCTCCTGGATGCGTTGTTGGAAGTCTGGCAGTCGGACGCGACGCATGCGATCATCGAAAACGTTGAGGCGAAGGGAGGCGACGCGCGCGCAAAATTGGCCGCCCTGTTCGCCATTGTCGCACAGGTCGACGGCAGGCTGGACCGCGCGATAAGAGGCTGGGCGGCGCGGGATTCGATGGCGGCGGATGCGCTGGAAAAAATCGACCGGCGCAGGCAGGATTATCTTGAAGCGCTGTTTCTCGAAATGGGCTTTAGTCCCGAAGCGAGCCGCGCTCGCGCCCGACTGGTTTACCGCGCCTTGGTCGGGAAATTCATGATGGGCGCGACCTCGACTTCCGATGACGAGCTTGCAGATTGCCTCAATATCCTTTTGCCCATGCTGGTGCGTGGAGATTAG
- a CDS encoding zinc-binding dehydrogenase → MRLCGPHFPRTDIKSLTLDGSQLQRILDLWSAGALRIPHLRRFALEEVRRAHEAIGSGRGRGRVVLEVRS, encoded by the coding sequence ATGCGGTTATGCGGGCCCCACTTCCCTCGGACGGACATCAAATCGCTGACGCTGGACGGTTCGCAGCTCCAGCGCATCCTCGATTTGTGGAGCGCGGGGGCTCTTCGAATTCCCCATCTTCGGCGGTTTGCTCTGGAGGAGGTGCGACGCGCCCACGAGGCAATAGGGTCAGGGCGCGGGCGCGGGCGCGTTGTGCTCGAGGTGCGTTCGTGA
- a CDS encoding class I SAM-dependent methyltransferase, protein MNAFSVRQFSFLQGADSYRDLHETAALLPGECRSWLDVGCGLGLMPRIASARGYKARGIDRSAGMIEAARELAGFHRSAPSFACSDIETALAAGERFDMVSASSIVIVTADPLKTLASLEALSLRRVPKFSSAL, encoded by the coding sequence GTGAACGCCTTCAGTGTTCGTCAGTTTTCGTTCCTGCAAGGGGCGGATTCCTACCGTGATCTGCATGAGACCGCTGCCTTGCTGCCGGGGGAGTGCCGCTCGTGGCTCGACGTCGGGTGCGGTCTAGGGCTCATGCCACGCATTGCTTCCGCCAGAGGGTACAAAGCGCGTGGCATCGATCGCAGCGCCGGAATGATCGAGGCGGCGAGGGAACTAGCTGGTTTCCATCGCAGCGCGCCATCGTTTGCATGCTCCGACATCGAGACGGCTTTGGCGGCGGGTGAGCGCTTCGATATGGTTTCCGCGTCGTCTATCGTCATCGTCACGGCAGATCCGCTGAAGACGCTTGCGTCGCTGGAGGCGCTCTCGTTGCGCCGTGTTCCGAAGTTTTCGAGCGCTCTTTAG
- a CDS encoding DUF1348 family protein, with protein sequence MESKPPLPPFSEETARQKVRMAEDAWNSRDPARVVQVYTPDTLWRNRAEFPQGRDAVKAFLERKWARELDYRLIKELWAFAGNRLAVRFAYEWHDDSGHWCRSYGNENWEFDDNGLMRRRYASINDLPIAQEQRLFHWPLGRRPDDHPGLSELGL encoded by the coding sequence ATGGAATCGAAGCCGCCGCTGCCGCCATTTTCCGAAGAGACTGCCCGCCAGAAAGTGCGCATGGCGGAGGACGCCTGGAACTCGCGCGACCCCGCCCGCGTCGTCCAAGTCTACACGCCCGACACGCTTTGGCGGAACCGCGCCGAGTTTCCGCAAGGGCGCGATGCCGTCAAAGCCTTCCTCGAACGCAAATGGGCGCGCGAACTCGATTACCGCTTGATCAAAGAGCTTTGGGCTTTTGCCGGAAACCGTCTCGCCGTGCGCTTTGCATATGAATGGCATGACGATTCCGGGCATTGGTGTCGCTCATATGGCAACGAAAATTGGGAGTTCGACGATAATGGTCTGATGCGTCGGCGTTACGCCAGCATCAACGATCTGCCGATCGCGCAGGAACAGCGCCTGTTTCACTGGCCGCTGGGCCGACGTCCCGATGATCATCCCGGTCTAAGCGAACTTGGACTTTAA
- a CDS encoding TetR/AcrR family transcriptional regulator, producing the protein MIAEPKSARHRILETAHDLFYRDGVRATGVDRLIAEARVTKVTFYRHFPSKDDLIRAFLEYRHEKWMRWFREALTCNRLRQNERARRDEPLAPLAAALAEWFAQPSFRGCAFINSVAEIGGALPDATAIAARHKAEMIAEIETLLPQDRPDRAIVAQAAALAADGAIVRAQTSKAASRDAIASLRHVLGALTRLHDTPPAIKRAASPRRRQKLSTENVRTKSSRTT; encoded by the coding sequence ATGATCGCCGAACCCAAATCCGCCCGTCATCGAATTCTCGAGACGGCGCATGACCTTTTCTATCGCGACGGTGTGCGAGCGACCGGCGTCGATCGTCTGATCGCCGAGGCCCGCGTCACCAAGGTGACGTTCTATCGACATTTTCCCTCGAAGGATGATCTCATCCGCGCGTTTCTCGAGTATCGCCATGAGAAATGGATGCGCTGGTTTCGCGAGGCGCTCACCTGCAACCGCTTGCGCCAGAATGAGAGGGCGCGTCGTGACGAACCACTTGCGCCATTGGCCGCCGCGCTCGCGGAATGGTTCGCGCAGCCGTCTTTTCGTGGCTGCGCATTCATCAATTCTGTCGCGGAGATCGGCGGCGCGCTGCCGGATGCGACCGCTATCGCCGCGCGCCACAAGGCGGAGATGATCGCGGAAATCGAAACATTGCTGCCGCAAGACCGTCCAGACCGCGCCATTGTCGCGCAAGCGGCGGCGCTCGCCGCCGACGGCGCGATCGTGCGCGCGCAGACAAGCAAAGCGGCGAGTCGCGACGCGATCGCGTCGCTACGCCATGTGCTAGGAGCGTTGACCCGTCTGCACGATACTCCCCCTGCCATCAAGAGGGCGGCGTCGCCGCGTCGCCGCCAAAAACTGTCAACCGAAAATGTTCGTACAAAATCGTCACGAACGACGTGA
- a CDS encoding glutathione S-transferase family protein, with protein MTPASPLRLYRFQLSGHSHRAELLISLLRLPVTLIDVNLGEKAQKDPAFLARNAFGQVPVLEDGSVTIADSNAILVYLASRYDERRRWLPTDVASAAQVQRWLSAAAGPLVSGPAAARLVGLFNAGHDLSRAHRIADELFRVMDAHLIERDFFTGSSPTIADVALYTYTAHAPEGHISLAPYRQIRGWLDRMTRLDGFVAMARSEPKHGSISR; from the coding sequence ATGACGCCCGCATCTCCCCTTCGCCTGTATCGCTTTCAACTCTCCGGCCATTCTCACCGCGCCGAGTTGCTCATCTCGTTGCTGCGGCTTCCCGTGACCCTCATCGATGTCAATTTGGGTGAAAAGGCCCAAAAAGACCCGGCTTTCCTAGCGCGTAACGCGTTCGGTCAGGTACCCGTCCTAGAGGATGGCTCCGTCACCATTGCGGACTCCAACGCCATTCTCGTGTATCTTGCTTCTCGCTACGACGAACGACGACGGTGGTTGCCAACGGACGTAGCGTCTGCGGCTCAAGTTCAAAGATGGCTCTCCGCCGCAGCAGGCCCACTGGTTTCGGGGCCGGCGGCTGCGCGCCTCGTCGGCCTTTTCAACGCCGGGCATGATTTGTCCCGCGCTCACAGGATTGCCGACGAACTCTTCCGAGTGATGGATGCGCATCTGATAGAAAGAGACTTCTTCACCGGTTCGTCGCCGACTATCGCTGACGTGGCGTTGTACACCTACACCGCCCATGCTCCCGAAGGGCACATCTCTCTCGCGCCCTATCGACAGATCCGAGGATGGCTCGATCGTATGACTCGCCTCGATGGCTTCGTCGCCATGGCGCGGAGTGAACCGAAACATGGCTCGATTTCACGTTGA
- a CDS encoding pyridoxamine 5'-phosphate oxidase family protein, with the protein MTRRFLNLVFTDLVRDQQLLHGSRQTYARHDDVPDVRDQLTVAETEFLTMRDSFYLASIGATGWPYVQHRGGPPGFIKILGPDMFGIADYRGNRQYVSLGNFSGDNRAALFFMDYPQRARLKILARAHVVDLTENAEIMAKLTDPSYGAKVERGLLFEVEAYDWNCSQHITPRYTKAEITPTINALEREIAELREELARFAGVSPSPADDTAP; encoded by the coding sequence GTGACACGACGATTTTTGAACCTTGTTTTCACCGACCTCGTAAGAGATCAGCAGCTTTTGCACGGCAGCCGCCAAACCTATGCACGTCACGACGATGTGCCCGATGTGCGCGACCAGCTGACGGTGGCCGAAACCGAATTTCTTACAATGCGCGACAGTTTTTATCTGGCGAGCATCGGCGCAACGGGTTGGCCTTATGTGCAACATCGCGGCGGCCCGCCCGGCTTCATCAAGATCCTCGGCCCTGACATGTTCGGCATTGCCGACTACCGAGGCAATCGCCAATACGTCAGTCTCGGCAACTTCTCAGGCGACAATCGCGCGGCGTTGTTCTTCATGGATTATCCCCAGCGTGCGCGCCTCAAAATTCTGGCCCGCGCGCACGTGGTCGATCTCACTGAAAACGCCGAAATCATGGCGAAGCTGACCGATCCATCGTATGGCGCAAAAGTCGAACGAGGCTTGCTGTTCGAGGTCGAGGCTTACGATTGGAACTGCTCACAACATATCACGCCGCGATACACCAAGGCGGAGATCACGCCGACAATTAATGCGCTCGAGCGGGAGATCGCAGAGCTGAGGGAGGAACTCGCTCGCTTCGCAGGTGTGTCACCATCGCCGGCAGATGATACTGCACCGTGA